The genomic segment TTCCCGAGCCTCTTCAAGCGCCTTCGTGACCGCTTCCCTTACGCCGAGAACCTCCGAGTATATGGAGCGCAGGCTGGAAGCTTCCTCGGCTTTGCTCGCTGGAACTCGGCTTTCCGGCCAGCCAGCTAGCTGGACACTTGCCGCATCGCCTCTAATCTTCGCAGGAATGTGCTGCCAGACCTCCTCAGCGGTAAAGGTGATGACGGGTGCGAGCAGGCGCACGGTGTCCAGAAGTATGGCGGCGAGCACCGTTTGAGCGCTGCGCCGCGAGAGGGAATCGGGCGCATCGGAGTATAGTCGATCCTTGATCACGTCGAGGTAAAACGAGCTCAGGTCGGTAACGCAGTAGTTGAACACCGTGTGATAGACCTGGTGGAACTTCCAGTCATCGTAGGATTTGCCGACTCTTTCAACTATCTCAGTCAATCGGGTCAAAGCGTATCGATCGATCTCGGGCATGTCAGCCCATGCCACCGAGTTTTCAGGCGTGAAGTCATTGAGGTTCGAAAGGAGGAAGCGGAAGGTGTTCCTGATTCGCCGGTATGCGTCACTTGTTCTGGCGAGGATATCATTTGAGATCGAGACATCCTGACTGTAGTCCGCCGCTGCGACCCACAGCCTGATGATGTCGGCGCCGGATACTTTGATCACGTCGAGCGGCGATATAACGTTGCCAAGTGATTTGCTCATCTTTCTGCCCTCGCCGTCCACGATAAAACCGTGGGTCAGGACAGCCTTATACGGGGGCGCGTCGTATGCGCCGACTCCAGTGAGAAGAGCCGACTGGAACCATCCGCGATGCTGATCGGTGCCTTCCAGGTACAGCTCGGCAGGGCGGCACAGCTCAGGGCGAGTATCCAAAACGCTCGTATGTGAAACGCCGGATTCGAACCAGACGTCCAAGATATCGTCTTCGGGGAGCAGCTCGGCCGAACCACATCGCTCACACTCGGTTAAAGGTGATTGCGGCAGGTACTCGCTCGGCTGCTTGCGAAACCACGCATCGGCGCCTTCGGACTCGAAAAGCGCCTCTACGGCGTCGAAGGTGGCATCGTTGGCAACCGTGTGGCTGCACATGGCGCACTTGAACACCGGGATCGGAACTCCCCATGCTCGCTGGCGCGAAATACACCAATCGGGACGGTCAGTGACCATAGATCTGATCCGATTTACCGACCAACCGGGAATCCACTGCACATCCTCTATCGCGACGAGCGCGGCCTCACGAAGCGGCTTTGCCTCGGCGCCTTTTGCGCCCATTGAGACAAACCACTGCTCCGTGGCTCGGAAGATGACTGGCTGCTTACAGCGCCAGCAATGCGGGTAGCTGTGCGAGGTCTTCCCCTTGTGCTCCAGCGAGCCGATCTCATCTAGCCACTCAATGATCGCGGGATTTGCTCGCAGAATATGCATACCCTCGAATCTGCCGCCGCCCTGGTCAAAGACGCCTAAGTCATTAACGGGCATCGGGGTTGGCAGCCCGTACCTCTGCCCCACAAGCCAGTCTTCCTCGCCGTGTCCCGGCGCGGTGTGCACTGCTCCGGTCCCAACCGACAGGTCAACATGCTCGCCTGTGATAACGATACCTTCGACTCCATCGTGTATGGGGTGCCTGTACTTTGCTCCCGCCAAATCCTCGCCTTTGACCCGTATCGGCTGACCCGCCGGATCGCTTATGAGCTCCCACTGTGGCCACGCGATCGTCTCGGCAAGCCGCTCGACCAGCGGCTCCGCTACGATGATGACCCTCCCGCTCACTCGAAGCGCAACGTAACTTGCATCCGCCGATAAAGTCGCCGCCACATTGGCCGGCAGCGTCCACGGCGTTGTCGTCCAGATCAGTACCGAGGCTTCTGTCGCAAACTCGGCAAAAGCCTTCGGAACCTCCAAGAGCTCAAGGCGCACGTAAATCGAGTTGCTCTCCACCTCCGAGTACTCGATCTCCGCCTCGGCCAAGGCGGTTTTGCACCGTATGCACCAGTGGATGGGTTTGGAGCCCTTGTAGATCATCCCCCGCTCATACATCCGCCGAAATACCCTGACGTTACCCGCCTCATAAGCAGGCGCGAGCGTCAGATATGGGTCCTCGAAGTCACCTTGAACACCGAGCCTCTGAAACTCCTCGGATTGAACGGAAACGTAGTTCATCGCCCATTCGCGACATCTCTCTCTAAGCTCCGATTGTCCGATCTTGGCCATGCGTTCAGGGCCGAGTTCTTTTTCCACCTGATGCTCAATTGGCTGTCCGTGGCAGTCCCAACCAGGTATATAGGGAGCAAAATAGCCCCGCATCGACTTGTACTTGACGATGAGGTCCTTTAGGACCTTGTTGAATGCGGTGCCCATATGGATGTGACCATTTGCGTAAGGCGGCCCATCGTGCAATACGAATCGCTGCCCGTTCACATTCATGCTCAACCGCTTGCGATATACATCCTGCTCCTGCCAAAACTTCAACCACTGAGGTTCGCGCTCGGCCAGGTTAGCCCGCATCGGAAACTCCGTTTGCGGGAGATTCATCGTGTCTTTGTAATCCGGCTTATCGCCCACTATGCTCCTCAGTCTATCTTCTCTATCTCGGAATCTTCGTCGCGCTCGCCAAACATATCCAGGGATCCCAGTTGAAACTCTTTCGGATCCCCAAATACGGGCTCCTCGGCGATCAAATCAGAGTCGTCGATCTCACCCAACGCGATGCTTTGCACGAATCCTGAAGCAGGAGGCTCGATAGTCAAGTCTTCGACGGCAGGAGCTTCGCTGACCGGATGCTTCGCGCGCTCGGACCTAGATGGCGAGGGAGTCGCGGGGGCCTTCTCCTCGGCGTGCACAGGCAATGGCGGGGCGGGCTGCTCCACCTTTACGTCAGTAACCATGCCCTGACCAGTCTCTCCCACCAGAACCTGAACGTCATCGGCGAGCGGCAAGGGAGCGATTCCCTTCAGATGGGACTCCAACACCTGCTTGAAGGCAGCACGAAACTCCTCTTCGGCCTTTTTGATCCGGACGAGCTCCGCCGAAACCGTCTGCTTCTGGGTCAGGGCGTTGTGTATGATCTCCTTAGCCTTCATCTCGGCATCACGCAGCACTACCGCGGCTTCCCCTTTTGCCCTCGACGTTATGTCTTCCGCGGAACGCTGCGCCGCCACTAAGGTATTGTGCAGCGTCTCCTTTTGAGCCTCGAACTCCCTTATCTGATCGCGCGCCGTCTCAAGACGCTCGGAAAGATCGATGTTCTCCTTGAAGAGGCGCTCGAACTCATCGGCGACCTCGTCGAGAAATTTATCGACCTCTTCGACGCTGTACCCGCGCAAAGAGTTCCGAAATTCCTTATGATGGATATCGAGTGGCGTGAGCTTCATCTCTAACGACCTTTCCCTCTTTTTACAATCCCAGGACGCTTAACACTGCCAGCAGAAGCGGCCGCACGAGCCATGAAAGCACCAAGATGGCCACCAGCGGCGATATGTCGATCATTCCCAGATTAGGGATGATTCTTCTAAATATGCCGATATAGGGCTCTACTACTGTTCCTAAAATCCGCCGAATCTCCCAGACCGTTCCGGAAGCGGGCAGCCAGGACAGCAGCACATATACGATGATCAGCAGTGAGTAAAAATCTATAGCACGCATAAGAATCTGTGCGAGTGACATTACTTGTTCAGCTCCCTGGAACGATTGATCGCCGCGGTAACTGTGTCCGCAAAAGCCTTACGGACACCTGAAGATTCAAGCACCTCGATTGCGGCAGCCGTGACACCGCCGGGACTTGCAACAACATCGGCAAGCTCACCGGGGTGCATGCCAGTCTTGTCGAGAAGGTCAATTGTGCCTCGCAAAGTCTGGGTTGCCAATAGCTGGGCGACATCTCTTGAAAGCCCATGCCGGACACCCGCTCTTGCCAGTGCATCTATCACTATCGCGACATATGCCGGACCGCATCCGGAAATGGCCGTTGCCACATCCTGAAAACTTTCCGGCAGTACCACGCTCTTCCCGACACTTCCGAATAACTCGCTTACCAGTTCAACCTGAGAATCGATAGCGTGAGTCCCAGCGCTTATCACACTCATGCCCCCTCCGGCCAACACTGGAGCGTTAGGCATCACTCTGACCACGGGAGTTGCATCAGGAAGCAACGCTTCCAATCTCGCGCATGTGATGCCCGCCGCTATCGACAGAATGAGCGCGTCGCCGACCTTACCGGCTATCTCGGAAACAACCTGCTCGATGATTTGAGGTTTGACAGCCAGCAGGATAATGGTCGCCCCATCAACGGCTTGCTCGGCGCTCTCGACGCAGTTGAGGTCAAGCGTCTCTTTCAGCTTCCGCCTCCTGCTTTCAGAAGGCTCGGCCACGACAACATGCTCCCTGCCGACGACTCCGGCTGACAGCATTCCGGCAACGATGGCCTCCCCCATCCTTCCTCCGCCAATAACGGCGAGGCGAGCAGGCCTGCCAAACCAGTTGCCACTAACATCTGTCATGCGTCGATACCGCCAAACACGCCCTTGTCCCGCATCCTCTTGACGTCTCCCTCCGAGACATCCACGTTTTCTGGTGTAAGCATGAAGACCTTATCGGAAACCTTCTGCAACCCGCCGTTGAGGCCGTAGGTAAGGCCGCTCGCAAAATCTATGAACCGCCTGCCAAGCTCAGGGGCGGTCCCCGTCATGTTCATTATGACCGGTGTGCCCTTCTTGTAACGATCGGCGATTCCTTGCGCCTCGGTAAAGCTCCTAGGCTCGACGATGTGCATTTTGACCTGCGGAGAAACCCTTGGGGTCGCGGTATCTACCGAGGTGACGCCAGGGTGTCTGGCACCCCGGTCCCACTCCGTATCCCGATCGAACTCGCTCAGACGCTCTACTCGCCTTACGCCACCAGAACGCATACCGTATGGCGAGGTATAAGCTTCCGCAGGTGGCCTGGGCTCATCCTCGGTATCGTCTTCCTCGTCGTAATAGTCGTCGTATTCGTAATCCCCAAAACCCAAACGCGCCTTGATTCTGCTCCACAAACCCACAATGACTCCTCAAGACTCCGAACCGTCTACTTGCCGAAGATGGCCCGCCCAATACGGACAATAGTTGATCCTTCTTCCACAGCCTCGCAATAATCGTTGGTCATGCCCATGGAAAGCTCCTCTAACTCTACCCCATTTGAGGTCCTCGCGCATACAGAATCCCGCAGGTTACGCAGTTCCAGAAACACTTTTCGAGCTTCTTGCGGAGAGCCGAAGGGCGCCATCGTCATCAACCCTCTGACCCGGACATTCTCAAACTCGGCAGCGGCAGCTAGCATCTCACTGGCCTGTGAGGAGCTAAAACCATGTTTGGTCTGCTCGCCAGCGATGTTGAATTGCAGCAACAGCGCCTGGACAACGCCGGCCTGAAATGCCTTTTTATCTATCGTCTCCAGCAGGCGTAGCGAGTCGACAGAGTGAATCAAATGTGCACGGCCGACCACATCTTTGACCTTGTTGGTCTGTAGGGTTCCAACGAAATGCCATCTGGCATCGGGAAACAGGGCTTGCTTGCCGACGAACTCCTGCACACGGTTCTCGCCGAAGTCACACATTCCCGCAGCCATGGCAAGGCGAACCTCTTCAACGCCTACGTTTTTTGTGACTCCAACGATGGTAACTTCCGAGGGAAAGCGACCGACATGATCGGCGGCGTCAGCTACCTTGTTGCGAACTAACCAATATCGATCGGCAATGGCGCTCAATTATGAGTCGACTATTCCTCGGTAGGCGTAAAGGCGCCTTCGAACTCTCCGGTCACCAGATAGGCGATGCGCTCGCCTATGTCGACAGCGTTGTCCGCGATGCGCTCCAAGTAACGTGCCGCAAGTACCATCGATGACGCCCACTCGATGTCTTCATCCTCCTGCAGCCGCCCAAGCTCCCTGAAGAACTGCTTGTAGAGGTGATCGATCGGCTCGTCGAGATCCTCGAGTTTTCTCGCCAGCTCTATGTCGCTGGTTGCGAGAGCCTCGCTCATCGCTTCCAGCACCCTGTAAACCAGGTTTCCTTGCGCTTGGATCAAGTCGTAGAGGGTTTGAGGTCCCCTTCTGGCCGCAGTACGCTTTGTAGCCCGAGCGATATTCACGCCGAGATCCGCCATCCGCTCCAGATGCAAGGAGATGTAGGTGAGTGAGTACAGGAGCCTCAGGTCCCGGGCGACGGGAAACTGTGTAGCAATGATCTCTATTGCGTGCTCCTCGACTCCAAGGCATCTGCGGTCGAAAGCGGCATCGCCGGCTATTACCTGCTCGGCTATATCAACATCTCCATCAACCAGGGAACGGACCGCCAGCCGGGTCGTCTCCGTAACATCGTTGGATATCTGCACGACCTCTGCCTTGAGAGCCTTAAGTTCGTTTCTAAATTCCTCGCGCATCGATGCGCTCTCCTTTGTGCTCGATCGATATTCACTCGCAAGTATAACAATGTTCTCGAGATTGGGCTCAGGTTTATGCTACTCAATCATCACCAAAGCACCGTGTCGCCCAGTCACGCCAGAAGCGCGAAACGAATAGAACTTGTCGGTGCTCTCCAGAGTGCACTTACCGACCTTCGCAATGGCGCTCGTTGTAAGACCGGCGCGCAGAAGATCGATAGTTACCACCTCGCTCAAATCAACGTTGCGTCCCAAAACAGCAGTGCGGCCATACTCTCGAGCGAAAGAGTCGGCGACCTCCTTGCCGACCTCGTAACAACGCCCGCAGATGTGCGGGCCGATATACGCAAGAATCTCCGAGGGCGCGCAACCCGCCAGATCGGCTAACATACGCGCAGCCTTCCCCGGCAGGCCGAGAAGGGCTCCGCGCCATCCGGCATGCACGACTCCAACGGAGAGGACGGGTCCTTCGGCAACAAGGATAATTGGGACGCAATCAGCGAAGAGCATCAGCAAGGGAAGGTCTTTTTGCGATGTCAGCAAGGCGTCTGCGGCATCGAGGGATGCGTAACCCGCTGTCGCGCTGGTGCCACTGCGCAAATAGCTGGCGTCGAGCAGCGCCACTCCATCACTGTGAACCTGCTTCGCGCAGATAATACGTTGCGGATCATCTGCTTTGCCAAGAGCACGCAGCAACATACTTCGGTTCGATCTGACCAGCGAGGGGTCATCCCCCACATGTTCGGCAAGATTCAAGGAATCATACGGAGTCGGGCTTGTCCCGCCTTCGCGCTCCGTGAAAAGAATCCTTACGCCGGATCGCTCGAAGAGTGCCTCATCGGTATAACCTATGACCTTATCGGCGAATGTCTTCCTTGTGATCTTTAGAAGTGCAGGCATAGTGTGCCGTTCTCGCATGAAGGGCAATCAACCTCTAGAAATATCCCGGTAAGTACTGTAAAACAAATAGTAGAGACGCGGCAATTGACAACATGATCTTCTAAGAACGGGGGCTAGTGATGGATCTGTCTCGAGCGCTAAACGCTCCATTCAAAGACCGGGATTGGGTAGTCAAAGTCTTGCTGGGAGGCCTGTGGGGACTGCTGATAGTCACTATACCTGCGCAACTAGGGGCAATGATGGCCTACGTCCGCTCTGTTGCCAACGACGACGAGTCGCTTCCGGCCTGGAGTAACTTCGGGAGCAAGTGGGTCAGCGGATTCCTATTGCTCGTGGGCACGACCATCTACATGCTGCCCGCTATCGTTCTTTCCGGCGTAATTATGGCTGGCGCTGCTGCCGCCATCGCTTCCCAAGATCCGTATGCAGCGGCAGCTGTGGCTGGAACTGGCCTCTTGCTTGGCTTGCTGTCTTTGATTTGGATGATCGTAGCCTCGCTACCATTGTCCGCCGCAATGGTGAACTACTCAATCACCGGACAGTTCAGTTCGATGTTTGCGATCGGATACCTGATAAAGCTCATTCGTTCGAGGACAGGATTTTTCAAGGCGTGGGGGCTAAGCCTGCTCATAGGTGTGGTTGCAGGCATTACCGTAAGTGCTCTGTCAATGCTGTTGATCGGATACATTCTGGCGCCGTGGATATACTTTCTTTCGTATATCTTCAGCGCTCATTTATTTGGTCAGTGGGCCAAAGCAGCAATGAGCTTGGGGCAGGCAGACGGACAGGTAAACCCACCTGCGCCACCCCCTGCACCTTTCGTCGCACCGCAGGCGCCGCCACCGGAGCCTGCGCCACCCGCAACTCCTGCACCTCCTGAGGAGCCGAAACCGCCCTCACCGCCGCAGTAACCGGCGCATCAATCAAAAATAGCGGATCAGAACATGCGTTTTTTCAGAAACGCAGGTATGTCCAGCTCCTCTTCGGACGAGCCAATTGGCTCGAACTTCGGGATGGAAACTTCCGAGCCCTCTTCGCCTGCAAACTGCATAGACTCCTGGCGGCGGCGACCCTCAAAGCCAGTCGCAATCACTGTAACCCTGATCTGATCCATCATGGAGTCATCGATTACAGCGCCAAATATAATGTTGGCCTCTGGATGCGCGGCCTCGGCGACCGCTTGGGCAGCTTCGTTTACCTCGAACAGCCCAAGGTCGCTACCACCAGCAATTGACAGCAATACCCCTTGAGCTCCTTCGATACTGCTCTCCAGAAGCGGGCTGGAAATGGCTGCTTTGGCGGCATCGTGGGCACGATTGTCGCCCGCCGATATACCTATTCCCATTAGCGCACTTCCGGCATCCTGCATGATGGTGCGAACATCCGCAAAGTCCAGGTTGATCAGTCCAGGAACAGTGATGAGGTCAGTAATACCCTGTGTTCCCTGGCGAAGAATATCATCTGCTACCCGAAACGCATCCAGAATCGACGTCTTCTTTTCGGCGACCTGAAGCAATCGATCGTTGGGAATGACAATCAGTGTGTCTACAAATTCACGTAGCCGCTTGATGCCTTCTTCGGCCTGAAGAGCACGCTTGCGACCTTCGAACGCAAATGGGCGGGTTACAACCCCGACTGTTAGCGCGCCGATCTCTTCCTTTGCGATCTGGGCAATGACTGGAGCTGCTCCCGTTCCAGTTCCGCCGCCCTGACCGGCAGTAACAAATACCATATCAGCGCCCTGAAGCGCCTCCTTGATCTCGGCACGATTCTCTTCGGCAGCTTGAAAACCAACATCGGGATCAGCGCCTGCGCCAAGTCCTTTGGTTAAGTTGACGCCGACGTGAACCTTATAGTCCGCATCGGACATCAGCAAAGCCTGTGCATCGGTATTGATGGCAATGAACTCTACGCCCTTTACGCTCGCCTCGACCATCCGGTTCACGGCGTTTGTGCCTGCGCCACCCACACCAACCACTTTTATGACTGCTAGATAGTTAGCTCCCGTTTCAATCATTTTCACTCCCCGATCATCTCGGCGGTATACCATAAACCTAAAGTTGACGTTTACATTTGCTGTAAAACAGTATATCTTTGCATAAAGGTTATATTGAATGCAAGAGAAATTCAAGAGTTTCTGTAAATCCGCTGTTCAGGACGTTATGCTATTGTCCCTGCCGGCTGTGAGTGGGTCTAGAAAGTCTCAAGTGCGCGCCAAGTAGGTCTTTCTATAGAGCGCACATTGATGTAAACAACGCTACCCGCGTGCTCTGTCATTATCTCCCGCGCAATCTCCTCTTTCCTTGTAATATCCACCGAAGGGCCAACAAATATCTCAACCCCTTCCTCTGTGATTAGCGCGGTTTCCCCTACCGAAGGTGCAGAGATCGCACGAACCATCTCGCGCATCTGTGGACTGAGCCCATTCCACACTTCAAGAGCGTTTTCCAAAGGCTCGGACCTGGGCCTTACCCCTGGTGTTGTCTCGATATCACCTATATCCCGTATCACCACGGCAGTGACTGTCTCATCAGGAGTCTGTCGAGCCAGGATGTAACCACGAGCATCAAGAAGAAAGAACGAGGAATCGCCAACATCCAGCATGGCGACCGGAACCCTTTCCTCTACATCGATAATCACGGTGCCGGGAAACCTGCGCGAGACCGTGGCGGCGGAAACCCATGGATCGCGCTTAATTCGCTCTTCTATCTCTAGCGTTGAGAGCCTCAGCAGAGTCTCATCTTCGGGGATTGAGGCAGCCGCCCGGACGGACTCATCGCTCAACCGATCGTTTCCCTCAACCGTAACCGTTGTGATTCTGAAGAGGTCTGATTGATATATCGAAAACACTCCAAAGGCAATCAAGAGCAACGCCAGAGCCAGAAGCACAATCACTAGAATTGCCCTTCGCCTCCTAACGGCTAACCTGCGCTCTCGCGCAATGCGCTTTTGCTTGGAGATTTTGGATTTGCCCTTTTCGGAGGCAAGTCTCACTTCCGAGCGCGAAGCACGGCGAGGAGGCTCGGTTCTGGTCTTCTCCTTAGACCTTGGACGAGCTCCATCGGCAGCCTGCTTCGCGGATATTACTACTTTTCTGCGCTTCACGAGAACGACCCCATAAAACGTATCTCTGGCTCCAGCTCTATGCCAAACTTGTCAAAAACAGCTTCGCGAGCGTCGTGCATCAGCCGGAGCACATCGCTAGCCTTAGCACCTCCGAGATTGACGATAAAGTTTGCGTGCACATCCGAAATAGCAGCCTGACCTGCTCGGCGACCCTTGAGCCCGGCAGCCTCGATAAGCCGACCGGCAGAGTCTCCCTCGGGATTCCTAAAGACGCTGCCCCCGCAGGGCAGGCCGATGGGCTGGGTGCGCTTTCTGCGCGACAGGCTTGCATCCATTCTACGCCTGATTGCACTGACATCTCCGGTCTCGGCGCGGATCAAGCACTCTAAGGCTATACCTCTACTTGAGATATCACTGTAACGATAGCTCCATCCGACTTTATGTCCCTCGACCCTGACCAGCCCGTTTTCTGGAGTGTAGAGCGTTACCGACTGCACCAGGCTGCCTATCCACTCATCGCGCGATCCGGCATTCATCGCAAGCGCTCCACCGACTGTGCCAGGTATGCCTACTGCAAACTCAAGTCCTGACAGACCAGCTGCGTATGCATCGTGCACCACATGGCCGAGAAGCGCCCCGGCCCCAGCAATCAAGTGGCCATCACCGATCTGATGCTTACGGAAATCGCGCCCCAATACGAGCACCGCTCCACGGTAGCCGCTGTCGGCAACCAGCACGTTGCTGCCCTTGCCAAGAACCTTCCACTCTATGCCGCATTCATCGAGCACTCCTATGCTAAGCGACAGATCCGAAACGGTATCAGCGATCACGAACAGATCGGCCGGCCCGCCTGTCCTGTACGTTGTGTGTTTCGCCATGCTCTCATCTCGGCGGACTAGACCGCTGACATTCTCCAGTAACCGACTGTATGCGGCCTCTACCGACACTGGATCTCTCTCCGCTCATCAAGGACCCTTAGCACATCCGGCCCAATCGTTGTGACATCCCCTGCCCCCATCGTGATCAACATATCACCGGAGCGAAGTATCTGGCTCAAATACTCCGGGACGTCGGCGCGGTGCGGAAGGTACGCGACCCTTGCTCGGGGGAATGCGAACAAAACCGCTTCCAGTACGGTTTTACCCGAAACCCCAGGTATCGGCTGTTCGCCGGCACTGAATACATCCATTAGAACCAGGTGGTCCGCATCGGTAAATGCCTCCCCGAAGTCGTTGGCGAGAGCCTCGGTCCTGGTGTAGCGATGAGGCTGGAAAACGGCGCACACGCGCTCATATCCGCACTCTTTGGCAGCTCTCAGGGTCGCCTTTATCTCTGTGGGGTGATGCGCGTAGTCATCAAACACTGTCACCTCGTCTACGCTTCCGATACGAT from the Actinomycetota bacterium genome contains:
- the murB gene encoding UDP-N-acetylmuramate dehydrogenase; translation: MAKHTTYRTGGPADLFVIADTVSDLSLSIGVLDECGIEWKVLGKGSNVLVADSGYRGAVLVLGRDFRKHQIGDGHLIAGAGALLGHVVHDAYAAGLSGLEFAVGIPGTVGGALAMNAGSRDEWIGSLVQSVTLYTPENGLVRVEGHKVGWSYRYSDISSRGIALECLIRAETGDVSAIRRRMDASLSRRKRTQPIGLPCGGSVFRNPEGDSAGRLIEAAGLKGRRAGQAAISDVHANFIVNLGGAKASDVLRLMHDAREAVFDKFGIELEPEIRFMGSFS